The genomic region CCCGTATAATTTCCGGCTGGACCGGATGCAGGAGGTTCGGGAAAGCGAGGTGATGGCCTGCCCGCCCGACGATTGGGATCTGGACGCATGGCTGGCCGAGAGTTTCGGCATCTGGCGCGAGGAGGGCCATGACATTGTGCTGCGCGTGCGCGCCCATGCGGTCGAGCGGGCCAAGGGCTGGCGGTTCCATCCGCGCCAGAGCTTTACGCCCGATGGTGAGGAATTGCTGGTCCGGTTTCATTCGGGTGGCCTGTTCGAACTGGCCAATCACCTGTTCCTCTGGGCGGGCGATCTGGTGATCGAGGGACCGGAACCTTTGCGCGCGATGATGGCCCAGCGTTTGCAGGCGGCGCAAAGCCTGCTGTGACCATTTTTGTCATACCCCTGTTTCAAAGCCTGCCTCGCACCGCTTTCATGGATAATCACTGATGTTTGCAGATTGCTATCTCCGGCTGGGCAAGGCCCCCTTTGCCAGCGCCGCGCCGCTGACCGTGTCCTTGCTTTCCAGCCTTTACGCCCTGCCCGCGCGGGGCGAGGCGCCCTTGCGCCCTGTTCTGGAGGCTCTGGGCGAGGGGCACCCGTGGAGCGAGAGCCTGACCATCGCTCCCGAACAGAGTGCGGCGGCGGTGGGGGCGATGCTGCGCCATGTGATGATGGCCGCGCCGGGGCTTGATCCGGCGCGGGTCGATGTATCGGTGCTGGTGCCGGGATCGCGGGCGCGGGCGCATCTGGGGGCGCTGGTCGATCTGTGGCGCGCCCATCCTGAAACCATGCCCGCCGACCTGCAAGTGCTGGGCGATCTGCTTGCCTGCGGGGCGGGCGATGCGTTGCAGCCTATGGCCATCCTGCACCGCCGCGACGATCCGCGCCACAGCCCGCTGGAGCGCGCCGTGCTGGATCATCTCGAATCCCATCATGGGGCGACAGGGCCGGAGGATACCGATTATCAACGGCTGATCGCCGCGCCGCTGGCCCCTGCCGCGCCGGATGCTTGCCTGCTGGGCCATGTTCAGCGCCATTTGCTCGATCCGGCAGGCGGGCGCGCGGCGGCCGATGACAGTCTGGCCATTCTCTCGGTCCGCGACAGCATGGCCGAGGCGGAGGCCGCCGCCGCGATCATCCAGCGCTGGCTGGCGCAGGATGGGGTGGCGCCGGGTGATATTGGCGTGATCCTGCCCCATGGCGCGGACTATGCGCTGGCGCTGGGCGAGGTGTTTGCACGGGCTGGTTTGCTGGCGTCGAACATGCCCGGCGTGGCGGCGCGGCGCAATATCGGGGCCGAGGCGGTGCTGCATTTCCTGCAATGCCGTCGCCGCCCTGCGCCCGCCATGGCGCTGGCCTCGCTCTATTGTTCGCCGGCGCTCTGCTGGGGGGGCGATGTGGGCAATGCGCTGGCCCGCGCCGCGATGGAGGGGGATTTTGAACCTCAAGCTGCCCGCGCCCTGACCGGGCGGGCGGGCGCGCTCTTTGGTCTGATCCGTTCGGCCCCGCCGGCCAACAACGGCCAGCTTAAGGAGCATCTGCGCCGGTTCCGCAGCTTGCTGAGCGAAGATGAGGCGATGGCCGAGGATGTGCTGGAGGCAAAGGGCCATCTGGCGCGCCTGACCGCCGCCCTTGCCGCCGCGCCCGACAAGGGCGAGCCGGATTGGGAAAAGCTGATCCCGCTGGCCGCCGCCTATCAGGCGATAGCGGCGCAGCGTGGGCCGCGCTATCTGGGCGCGATCGACGTGCTGCACGCGCATGAGGCCCCCACGCGGCGCTATCGCAAGCTGTTGGTGCTGGGCTTTAACGATGGCGCCTATCCGGCGCCGCCTTCGGGCAATCCGTTCTTTCTGGACAGCGAAGTGGCCCAGATCGCGCAGGCCACCGGGCTTGAACTGCCCTCGCAGGCCAGCCAGCTTGACGCCGCGCAGGCGCTGTTTGCGCGCCAGATCGGCGCGGCGGGCGAACAGGCCATCCTGCTGTTGAGCGAGCGCGACCGAGGCGGGGCGGGGCTTGCGCCTTCCTCCAGCCTGCCCTTGGTGGCGCGATTGGTGGATGGGGCCGATGATCCGGAAAAGCTGGTGCATCCGCTGGCGCGGGGCGAGGGCACGATCTGGGACCGGCTGATCGACTGGCGCGCGCGGCCGGAGTTCAAATCGGCCAAGACGCCCGAAATCCCGGTTCATTACCATTTCGACACCAACCTTTTGGCCCTGCGCAAAAAGGAGGACGGCACTGCGCGCGCGCAAAGCCCCAGCCGCCTTGAAAAGCTGCTGGTCAGCCCGCTGGCCTGGCTGCTGGGCGAATTGGGCGCGACGCATGTGGCATGGGCGCCCGAAGGGCTGGACGTGATGCTGCGCGGATCGCTGGCGCATGAGGTGTTTGAGCATCTTTTTGCGCCGGGCCGCGACCATCCCGATGATGACGCGATTGCCGCGCGCGTGCCCGAATTGCTGGCCGAGCGCATCCGCGCCATCGCGCCTTTCCTGCAAAGCGCGGCTTGGGCGGTCGAACGCATGGCGCTGGAATCGGAAATCATCGCGGCGGCGCGGCACTGGTCGATGGTGCTGGGCGCGCTGGGGGCCGAGATTGTCGGCAATGAGTTCTGGCTCTCGGGCGAAGTGCTGGGCCATCCGGTGCATGGCATGGCCGACTGTCTGCTGCGCCTGCCCGATGGGCAACCGGTGGTGGTCGATTACAAAAAGAGCAGTTCGGGCACCCGCCGCCAGCGTTTGACCAAGGGCTATGACCTGCAGGTCGATCTCTATCGCCGGATGAACGTGCGCGTTGATGAAAAAAGCAGCGAGGGCGTGGCGCGCATCGCGCAGGTTTTGACCGAGTGGGGGCGGCTGCCCGCGGTGGCCTATCATACGCTTAACGATGGGAATGTGTTGATGAATGGCGCGGATGGCGTGAACAGCGAGCATGTCGAGGCGATTGGCGGCGATATTGCGCAACATGCGCTGCTGCTGCTCAAGGCGCGGTTCGAGGCGCTGCGCTCCGGGCGGATCGACACCAACACCACCGCCGATGAAGCCTATTTCCGCAAGGAGGCGGCGCTTGGCACCTATGCCTTGGCCGACAGCCCGCTGGTGGCGGCCTTTATGCGCGAGGATGAGGCCCCTTCGGTCGAGCTGACGGAGGCCAGCCATGACTGAGCTTTCGATCGTTCCGGCCGGCGCAGGCGCGGGCAAAACCCATCACATCCAAACCACCCTGACGCGATGGGTGCGCGAGGGGCTGGTGCGGCCCGAACGCATTCTGGCGGTGACCTTTACCGAGGCGGCAGCGGGCGAATTGCGCCAACGCATCCGCGCCGCGCTGATCGCCGATGGCAATCTGGACGCCGCGCTTTCGGTGGAGCGGGCCTATGTTTCGACCATTCACGGGCTGGGGCGGCGTTTGCTGAT from Novosphingobium humi harbors:
- a CDS encoding PD-(D/E)XK nuclease family protein, translated to MFADCYLRLGKAPFASAAPLTVSLLSSLYALPARGEAPLRPVLEALGEGHPWSESLTIAPEQSAAAVGAMLRHVMMAAPGLDPARVDVSVLVPGSRARAHLGALVDLWRAHPETMPADLQVLGDLLACGAGDALQPMAILHRRDDPRHSPLERAVLDHLESHHGATGPEDTDYQRLIAAPLAPAAPDACLLGHVQRHLLDPAGGRAAADDSLAILSVRDSMAEAEAAAAIIQRWLAQDGVAPGDIGVILPHGADYALALGEVFARAGLLASNMPGVAARRNIGAEAVLHFLQCRRRPAPAMALASLYCSPALCWGGDVGNALARAAMEGDFEPQAARALTGRAGALFGLIRSAPPANNGQLKEHLRRFRSLLSEDEAMAEDVLEAKGHLARLTAALAAAPDKGEPDWEKLIPLAAAYQAIAAQRGPRYLGAIDVLHAHEAPTRRYRKLLVLGFNDGAYPAPPSGNPFFLDSEVAQIAQATGLELPSQASQLDAAQALFARQIGAAGEQAILLLSERDRGGAGLAPSSSLPLVARLVDGADDPEKLVHPLARGEGTIWDRLIDWRARPEFKSAKTPEIPVHYHFDTNLLALRKKEDGTARAQSPSRLEKLLVSPLAWLLGELGATHVAWAPEGLDVMLRGSLAHEVFEHLFAPGRDHPDDDAIAARVPELLAERIRAIAPFLQSAAWAVERMALESEIIAAARHWSMVLGALGAEIVGNEFWLSGEVLGHPVHGMADCLLRLPDGQPVVVDYKKSSSGTRRQRLTKGYDLQVDLYRRMNVRVDEKSSEGVARIAQVLTEWGRLPAVAYHTLNDGNVLMNGADGVNSEHVEAIGGDIAQHALLLLKARFEALRSGRIDTNTTADEAYFRKEAALGTYALADSPLVAAFMREDEAPSVELTEASHD